One Campylobacter concisus DNA segment encodes these proteins:
- the ilvN gene encoding acetolactate synthase small subunit: MRRTISVIVLNEHGVLARISGLFAGRGYNIDTLTVAPIPESNFSRLSIVTSGDERVLEQIVKQLHKLIPTYKVIESGEFVEKEMALVKIPLGENFAGLEAILKTYNGIVTNTNENYIVVMVADDASRVESFLKSIKKFNPVDVVRGGSVIMDI; encoded by the coding sequence ATCAGAAGAACGATTTCGGTTATAGTTTTAAATGAACATGGCGTTTTGGCTAGAATTTCTGGACTTTTTGCGGGCAGGGGCTACAACATCGACACGCTCACGGTTGCTCCGATACCTGAGAGCAACTTCTCAAGACTAAGCATCGTCACAAGCGGCGATGAGAGAGTTTTGGAGCAGATCGTAAAACAGCTTCACAAGCTCATACCAACATATAAAGTCATAGAAAGTGGCGAATTTGTCGAAAAAGAGATGGCACTTGTGAAAATTCCGCTTGGTGAAAATTTTGCTGGTCTTGAGGCGATACTAAAGACATACAATGGCATCGTCACAAACACAAATGAAAACTACATCGTTGTCATGGTGGCTGACGATGCGAGCAGGGTAGAGAGTTTTTTGAAGTCAATAAAGAAATTTAACCCAGTTGATGTCGTGCGCGGCGGATCTGTGATAATGGATATATGA
- a CDS encoding acetolactate synthase large subunit codes for MKQISGSQMISETLHEEGVEIVFGYPGGAALNIYDETYKQTYFKHVLVRHEQAAVHAADGYARVSGKVGVAFVTSGPGFTNAVTGLATAYSDSIPVVLISGQVPTFMIGTDAFQEIDAVGISRPCVKHNFLVNSVEELPRIIKEAFYIARSGRPGPVHIDIPKNVTSKLGDFVYPKEISIPSYKPTYKGNSKQIKKAAAAINEAKRPLLYIGGGAVASGASEIIRKFMKKTGIPAVETLMALGVLDAKDELNLGMAGMHGSYASNMALSECDLLISLGARFCDRVTGKTDEFAKHAKIIHIDIDPSSISKIINAHYPIVGDLTNVLSELYEEVKGEPKNYAPWREILDRYQKLNPLGYTDSDKVLKPQWVVEETAKIVGPEAIIATDVGQHQMWVAQFYPFNRARQLVTSGGLGTMGYGLPAAIGAKCAMPEHLVVNFTGDGSILMNIQELMTAYETNVPVINIILNNNFLGMVRQWQTFFYEKRYSSTDLSLQPDFVKIAEGFGGVGFVCKSKDEFKKALKEAIKSKKSALIDVRIDRFEDVLPMVPAGAAIYNMILKSKEEK; via the coding sequence ATAAAACAAATTTCTGGTTCGCAGATGATAAGCGAAACCTTGCACGAAGAGGGCGTTGAGATAGTTTTTGGCTATCCTGGCGGTGCAGCTTTAAATATCTACGACGAGACATATAAACAAACTTATTTTAAACACGTCTTGGTTCGCCACGAGCAAGCAGCCGTGCACGCAGCAGACGGATACGCTAGGGTTAGCGGAAAAGTAGGCGTTGCATTTGTAACAAGCGGTCCTGGCTTTACAAACGCAGTGACAGGTCTTGCTACGGCTTACAGCGACAGTATCCCAGTTGTGCTTATAAGCGGTCAAGTACCAACCTTTATGATCGGCACAGATGCCTTTCAAGAGATCGATGCAGTCGGAATTTCACGCCCCTGTGTCAAACACAACTTCTTGGTTAATAGCGTCGAGGAGCTACCTCGCATCATAAAAGAGGCGTTTTACATCGCAAGATCAGGCCGCCCAGGACCAGTTCATATCGATATCCCAAAAAACGTAACTTCAAAGCTTGGCGACTTTGTCTATCCAAAAGAAATTTCTATCCCAAGCTACAAGCCGACATACAAAGGCAACTCTAAGCAGATAAAAAAAGCCGCAGCTGCGATAAATGAAGCAAAAAGACCACTTCTTTACATCGGTGGTGGCGCAGTCGCATCTGGAGCAAGCGAGATCATACGTAAATTTATGAAAAAAACTGGCATCCCAGCGGTTGAGACACTTATGGCTCTTGGCGTGCTTGACGCAAAAGATGAGCTAAATTTAGGCATGGCAGGCATGCACGGCAGCTACGCTTCAAATATGGCGCTTAGCGAGTGTGACCTTCTTATCTCGCTTGGAGCTAGATTTTGCGATAGGGTCACAGGCAAAACTGACGAGTTTGCCAAACATGCAAAGATCATTCATATCGACATCGATCCAAGCTCTATCTCAAAGATCATAAACGCTCACTATCCGATAGTTGGCGACCTTACAAACGTGCTAAGCGAGCTTTATGAGGAGGTGAAAGGTGAGCCTAAAAACTATGCGCCTTGGAGAGAAATTTTAGATAGATATCAAAAGCTAAATCCTCTTGGCTACACAGATAGTGACAAGGTCTTAAAGCCTCAATGGGTGGTTGAAGAGACCGCAAAGATAGTTGGCCCTGAGGCTATCATCGCAACTGACGTTGGTCAGCACCAGATGTGGGTAGCGCAGTTTTATCCATTTAACCGCGCAAGGCAGCTTGTCACAAGTGGCGGTCTTGGCACGATGGGATATGGCCTCCCTGCAGCGATCGGAGCAAAGTGCGCTATGCCTGAGCATTTGGTTGTAAATTTCACAGGCGATGGCTCGATACTTATGAATATCCAAGAGCTAATGACCGCTTATGAGACAAATGTCCCTGTCATAAACATCATCTTAAACAACAACTTCCTAGGCATGGTGCGCCAGTGGCAGACATTTTTCTATGAAAAGCGCTACTCATCGACTGACCTTAGCCTTCAGCCTGATTTTGTAAAGATCGCTGAGGGATTTGGCGGCGTTGGCTTTGTTTGCAAGAGTAAAGATGAGTTTAAAAAGGCGTTAAAAGAGGCGATCAAGAGTAAAAAATCAGCTCTTATCGACGTGAGGATCGACCGCTTTGAGGACGTGCTTCCTATGGTTCCAGCAGGGGCTGCGATTTATAATATGATATTAAAGAGCAAGGAAGAAAAATGA
- the purC gene encoding phosphoribosylaminoimidazolesuccinocarboxamide synthase, translated as MQKRELIYEGKGKKMYATDDPNLLVAEFKDDLTAFDAQKRGNEAGKGALNNKISTQLFKLLESKGIVTDLVETISDTEQVVKKCEIIPLEVVVRNIATGSLSKRLGIKEGTVLPFTLVEFYYKNDDLHDPLVTDEHCIIMGLVKSEKDLQTLRHTAREINSILFKFFAERNLKLVDFKVEFGIDKDGNIILADEISPDSCRFWDATTNEKLDKDRFRQDLGSVKVAYEEVLRRILS; from the coding sequence ATGCAAAAAAGAGAGCTTATCTACGAGGGAAAAGGCAAGAAAATGTACGCCACAGACGATCCAAATCTACTTGTGGCTGAATTTAAAGACGATCTAACAGCATTTGATGCTCAAAAAAGAGGCAACGAAGCTGGCAAAGGCGCACTAAATAACAAAATCTCTACTCAGCTTTTTAAACTGCTAGAGAGCAAAGGTATCGTGACTGACCTAGTTGAAACGATCAGCGACACTGAGCAAGTGGTCAAAAAATGCGAGATCATACCTCTTGAAGTTGTTGTGAGAAATATCGCAACTGGCTCACTTAGCAAAAGGCTTGGCATAAAAGAAGGCACAGTTTTACCTTTTACACTTGTTGAGTTCTACTACAAAAACGACGATTTACACGATCCACTAGTTACTGATGAGCACTGCATCATCATGGGGCTAGTAAAAAGTGAAAAAGATCTTCAAACTCTAAGACACACAGCAAGAGAGATCAACTCTATCTTATTTAAATTCTTTGCAGAGAGAAATTTAAAACTGGTTGATTTTAAAGTTGAATTTGGTATCGACAAAGATGGCAACATTATCTTGGCTGACGAGATAAGCCCTGATAGCTGCAGATTTTGGGATGCTACAACAAACGAAAAACTTGACAAAGATAGATTTAGACAAGACCTTGGTAGCGTAAAAGTAGCTTACGAAGAGGTTTTAAGAAGAATTCTTTCTTAA
- the purQ gene encoding phosphoribosylformylglycinamidine synthase I gives MKVAIILFPGTNCEEDTAHAFKLLGCQTQIIWHKEDKIDADLVVLPGGFSYGDYLRTAAIAKFSPAMQAVKEHAKKGGYILGICNGFQMLLELGLLKGAMRRNENLNFVSKYHHLKVISNNNKFLANLAKNEVVNIPIAHGEGNYYTDKDTLKSLYDNEQVLLKYCDSHGNEINPNGSVDSIAGICDESKRIFGLMPHPERACEKILGTDDGMKMLKGLVW, from the coding sequence ATGAAAGTAGCGATCATACTTTTTCCTGGCACAAACTGCGAAGAAGACACAGCTCACGCCTTTAAACTACTTGGCTGCCAAACGCAGATCATCTGGCACAAAGAAGATAAGATCGATGCTGATCTAGTCGTTTTGCCTGGCGGTTTTAGCTACGGCGACTATCTAAGAACGGCTGCGATAGCTAAATTTAGCCCAGCAATGCAGGCTGTAAAAGAGCATGCAAAAAAAGGTGGCTACATCCTAGGAATTTGCAATGGCTTTCAGATGCTTCTTGAGCTTGGACTTTTAAAAGGTGCAATGAGAAGAAATGAAAATTTAAATTTTGTCTCAAAATACCACCATCTAAAAGTGATCTCAAATAACAATAAATTCCTAGCAAATTTAGCCAAAAACGAAGTGGTAAATATCCCTATCGCTCACGGCGAGGGCAACTACTATACCGACAAAGATACGCTAAAAAGCCTATATGACAACGAACAAGTTTTACTAAAATACTGCGACAGCCACGGCAATGAGATAAATCCAAATGGCTCAGTTGATAGCATAGCTGGGATTTGCGATGAGAGCAAGAGGATATTTGGTCTTATGCCTCATCCAGAGCGCGCTTGTGAGAAAATTTTAGGTACAGATGATGGCATGAAGATGTTAAAAGGGCTAGTTTGGTAA
- the purS gene encoding phosphoribosylformylglycinamidine synthase subunit PurS — translation MKAVVNIALRSGVLDPAGKAVEHALNSLGFSGVSNVRIGKQIVLDIDESDKNKAKEQLKVMCEELLANTVIEDYEIVL, via the coding sequence ATGAAAGCTGTCGTAAATATAGCATTAAGAAGCGGGGTCTTAGATCCTGCTGGTAAGGCAGTAGAGCACGCGCTAAATTCGCTTGGATTTAGCGGTGTTTCAAATGTCAGGATAGGCAAACAAATCGTTTTAGACATCGACGAGAGCGATAAAAACAAAGCAAAAGAGCAGCTAAAAGTGATGTGCGAAGAGCTTCTAGCAAACACCGTCATCGAAGACTATGAGATCGTGCTATGA
- the mnmH gene encoding tRNA 2-selenouridine(34) synthase MnmH, with amino-acid sequence MALFELDIEQWLEKRGEFEVLIDARSPHEYAYSHIKDALNLYALDDAEHKEVGTIYKSDRALAKSLGAKYICKNLQNIIDEVYKRAKVGSAIGIYCAKGGLRSSSVGFVLSMIGYRVFRLNGGYKAYRNHVLEFLERPLSTKFITLFGNTGCYKSKLIRALSPSIDLEAMANHLGSVFGAINGAQPSQKSFEDALFEELSALKDQICFIEGESRRIGSLTLPKSLYEAMRSGICVEVSASLENRIFCITSDYKSVDKAFFDECIKKISPFIDKEARDEAVAKFNENDIAKVAEILLTKYYDKVYKKNENISVFVSSDDLDEAVKKLNLIRDEVKF; translated from the coding sequence GTGGCGTTATTTGAGCTTGATATCGAGCAGTGGCTTGAAAAAAGAGGCGAGTTTGAAGTCCTGATAGACGCTAGATCGCCGCATGAGTATGCCTACTCGCACATAAAAGATGCTCTAAATTTATACGCGCTTGATGATGCTGAGCACAAAGAGGTAGGCACGATCTATAAAAGCGACAGGGCCCTAGCTAAGAGCCTTGGCGCAAAATACATCTGCAAAAATTTGCAAAATATCATCGACGAGGTCTATAAAAGGGCTAAGGTCGGCTCTGCGATCGGCATCTACTGCGCAAAGGGCGGGCTTAGATCAAGCTCGGTTGGTTTTGTGCTAAGCATGATAGGATATAGGGTTTTTAGGCTAAATGGCGGCTATAAGGCATATAGAAACCATGTTTTAGAGTTTTTAGAGCGTCCTTTAAGCACGAAATTTATCACTCTTTTTGGCAACACCGGCTGCTATAAAAGCAAGCTAATAAGGGCACTCTCGCCGTCAATCGACCTTGAAGCGATGGCAAACCACCTAGGCTCAGTCTTTGGCGCGATAAATGGCGCGCAGCCTAGCCAAAAAAGCTTTGAAGATGCGTTATTTGAGGAGCTTTCTGCACTAAAAGATCAAATTTGCTTTATCGAGGGCGAGAGCAGAAGGATCGGCTCGCTAACGCTTCCAAAAAGCCTTTATGAGGCGATGCGAAGCGGCATCTGCGTCGAGGTTAGTGCGAGCTTGGAGAATAGAATTTTTTGCATCACAAGCGACTATAAAAGTGTGGATAAAGCCTTTTTTGATGAGTGCATAAAGAAAATTTCGCCCTTTATTGACAAAGAGGCCAGAGATGAGGCTGTGGCTAAATTTAATGAAAATGACATCGCCAAAGTGGCTGAAATTTTACTCACAAAATACTACGACAAGGTCTATAAGAAAAATGAAAACATTAGCGTTTTTGTAAGCTCTGATGATCTTGACGAGGCGGTAAAAAAGCTAAATTTGATAAGAGATGAAGTTAAATTTTAA
- a CDS encoding S41 family peptidase, with amino-acid sequence MTGALLISSVAVNALFAKTEDEASAKLEALSKLTKTISTVEKYYVDDIKFKEIIDKAIAGLMQNLDAHSSFLNEKAYKDMQVQTSGEFGGLGITVGMKDSALTVISPIEDTPADKAGIKAGDIILRIDGNSTIGTTIDEAVNKMRGKPKTPITITILRKGEQKPFDVKIIRDLIKVESVYAKMIENDNILYIRVTNFDKNVVTKVKEAIKEHPKANGIILDLRNNPGGLLNQAVDLVDLFVDNGIIVSQKGRDASENVEYKASASKTLSKLPLVVLVNGGSASASEIVSGSLQDHKRAVIIGENTFGKGSVQVILPIDDTEALRLTIARYYLPSGRTIQAVGVTPDVVVHPGKVPQSDDSAFSIKESELKAHLKSELNKINPTSEGNKTETKDDKNIITQKKVDEDIQLKTAIDTIKILKIKQQ; translated from the coding sequence ATAACAGGCGCCCTACTCATCTCAAGCGTAGCAGTAAATGCACTTTTTGCTAAAACTGAAGATGAGGCGAGTGCGAAACTTGAAGCACTTTCAAAACTTACAAAAACCATCTCAACTGTTGAAAAATACTACGTTGATGACATTAAATTTAAAGAGATAATTGACAAAGCCATCGCTGGTTTGATGCAAAATTTAGATGCTCACTCGAGCTTTTTAAATGAAAAAGCATATAAAGATATGCAGGTGCAAACAAGCGGAGAATTTGGCGGACTTGGCATAACAGTTGGCATGAAAGATAGCGCACTAACCGTTATCTCGCCTATCGAGGACACTCCAGCTGATAAAGCAGGCATAAAAGCTGGCGATATCATTTTAAGGATCGATGGCAACTCAACTATCGGCACAACGATAGATGAAGCTGTAAATAAGATGCGCGGCAAGCCAAAAACTCCGATAACAATTACGATTTTGCGAAAAGGCGAGCAAAAGCCATTTGACGTAAAGATCATAAGAGATCTTATAAAGGTTGAGTCTGTCTATGCAAAAATGATAGAAAACGATAACATCCTTTATATACGCGTCACAAATTTTGACAAAAACGTCGTCACAAAGGTAAAAGAGGCGATCAAAGAGCATCCTAAAGCAAATGGCATCATACTTGATCTTAGAAACAACCCTGGCGGTCTTTTAAATCAAGCTGTTGATCTAGTGGATCTTTTTGTAGATAACGGTATCATCGTATCTCAAAAAGGTCGTGATGCATCTGAAAATGTAGAGTATAAAGCAAGCGCTAGCAAAACCTTATCAAAACTCCCACTTGTAGTGCTGGTAAATGGCGGAAGTGCAAGCGCTAGCGAGATCGTAAGTGGCTCACTGCAAGATCACAAGCGTGCGGTGATAATTGGCGAAAACACTTTTGGTAAAGGCAGCGTTCAAGTAATCCTACCAATAGACGATACAGAAGCGCTAAGACTAACCATCGCAAGATACTACTTACCAAGTGGCAGAACTATCCAAGCTGTTGGCGTCACGCCTGATGTAGTCGTGCATCCTGGCAAAGTGCCACAAAGTGATGATAGTGCATTTAGCATCAAAGAGAGCGAACTAAAAGCGCACCTAAAGAGCGAGCTAAACAAGATAAATCCAACAAGCGAGGGTAATAAAACTGAAACAAAAGATGATAAAAATATAATCACACAGAAAAAAGTTGATGAGGATATTCAGTTAAAAACAGCGATTGATACGATCAAAATTTTAAAGATAAAACAACAATAA
- a CDS encoding SH3 domain-containing protein — MVKRTLFIALLALNLFAANTDEVSVFDMMDEAREDKFVNSPSSKPQTKTPSEEDISRKLVSPRSIAPQPERITPEQMRNIVPTNEPDISVPDNQVYDKIKIKDLLLKATNIPKNVIVGEIFSVEIVADTQSDLEFEFETQLDETNIKWLNKKNFQWVKGDENKYIGTFYLEATSIDAKTLRVSLDLKRNGENYQNSNINIFLPKLKELRSDENYNHIVADNLEVKKFKTTKFDDINNIMVVEIYGNNVDLSAFNIENKTILKQGVDTINGDFNSQSAYYFAVFKPNKKTLDFNYYNLKKAKFESFSLPVSVEEDEVSTQIGLNPKQSEFSTYKDITIYSLVAIFILLAIWRRKLSYFFVAAVFIALGIYTYNPFGKAVLKPDVSVTILPTKNSTVFYTSRKNENVEILDTKDDYSKILFADGKIGWVRKGDLVKN, encoded by the coding sequence TTGGTAAAACGAACACTTTTTATCGCCCTACTCGCGCTAAATTTATTTGCCGCAAACACTGATGAAGTCAGCGTTTTTGACATGATGGATGAGGCAAGAGAGGATAAATTTGTAAATAGCCCAAGTTCAAAGCCACAAACAAAGACTCCAAGTGAAGAAGATATATCAAGAAAGCTCGTCTCTCCACGCTCTATCGCCCCACAGCCAGAGCGTATCACTCCAGAGCAGATGCGAAATATCGTGCCGACAAACGAACCAGATATCAGCGTCCCTGATAATCAAGTCTATGACAAGATCAAAATAAAAGACCTCCTTTTAAAAGCGACAAATATCCCTAAAAATGTCATAGTAGGAGAAATTTTTAGCGTTGAGATCGTAGCTGATACGCAAAGTGACCTTGAGTTTGAGTTTGAGACACAGCTTGATGAGACAAATATCAAATGGCTAAATAAGAAGAATTTTCAATGGGTAAAAGGCGATGAAAACAAATACATCGGCACTTTCTACCTTGAAGCAACGAGCATTGACGCAAAGACTTTACGAGTTAGCTTGGATCTAAAAAGAAATGGTGAGAACTATCAAAACTCAAACATAAATATCTTTTTACCAAAGCTAAAAGAGCTTAGAAGTGACGAAAACTACAACCACATCGTCGCTGACAACCTTGAGGTAAAGAAATTTAAAACGACTAAATTTGATGATATAAACAACATCATGGTCGTTGAAATTTATGGCAACAATGTCGATCTAAGCGCCTTTAATATCGAAAACAAAACGATCCTAAAGCAAGGCGTAGATACGATAAATGGCGACTTTAACTCGCAAAGTGCATATTATTTTGCAGTATTTAAGCCAAACAAAAAGACGCTTGACTTTAACTACTACAACCTAAAAAAAGCTAAATTTGAGAGCTTTTCGCTGCCTGTGAGCGTCGAAGAGGATGAGGTTAGTACGCAAATCGGGCTAAATCCAAAACAAAGCGAATTTAGCACCTACAAAGATATCACGATCTACTCTTTGGTTGCTATCTTTATCTTGCTAGCGATCTGGCGTAGAAAGCTAAGCTACTTCTTTGTAGCGGCCGTTTTTATCGCACTTGGAATTTACACTTACAATCCTTTTGGCAAAGCAGTGCTTAAGCCAGATGTGAGCGTCACTATCTTGCCAACTAAAAATTCAACCGTTTTTTATACATCTCGAAAAAATGAAAATGTTGAAATTTTAGACACAAAAGATGACTACTCAAAAATTTTATTCGCAGATGGCAAAATCGGCTGGGTAAGAAAGGGTGATCTTGTCAAAAATTAG
- a CDS encoding lysophospholipid acyltransferase family protein gives MSKIRAFFFSIEFVISVVIVVFFMWLFNSKNRAIRKFWGRSQRFFGGYKLEVIGKFSDEANILLINHQSMLDIIALEEIHPKNICWIAKAQIGKIPIIGKILSLPKMIAVERENKHSLIKLLSEAKDRVENGRVLAIFPEGTRSQTKELLPFKGGAKLLVEKLNLKVQPIVIVGSDAMKVKEFSFKKADIKLFCLNLVDTSKQNWLEATRESMQKVLDENRK, from the coding sequence TTGTCAAAAATTAGAGCTTTTTTCTTTTCTATTGAATTTGTGATAAGCGTCGTTATTGTCGTATTTTTTATGTGGCTCTTTAACTCAAAAAATAGAGCCATAAGAAAATTTTGGGGCAGATCGCAGAGGTTTTTTGGCGGATATAAGCTTGAAGTGATCGGCAAATTTAGCGACGAAGCAAATATCTTGCTGATAAATCACCAAAGCATGCTTGATATCATCGCACTTGAAGAGATCCATCCTAAAAATATATGTTGGATCGCAAAGGCGCAGATAGGTAAGATCCCGATCATCGGTAAAATTTTGAGCCTTCCTAAGATGATAGCAGTCGAGCGAGAAAATAAGCACTCGCTAATAAAGCTTTTAAGCGAAGCAAAAGACAGAGTGGAAAATGGCCGTGTTTTAGCGATATTTCCAGAAGGCACAAGGTCTCAAACCAAAGAGCTACTACCATTTAAAGGTGGCGCAAAACTGCTAGTTGAAAAGCTAAATTTAAAGGTTCAGCCTATCGTGATCGTTGGAAGCGATGCGATGAAAGTGAAAGAATTTAGCTTTAAAAAGGCCGACATCAAGCTCTTTTGCCTTAATCTAGTCGATACCTCAAAACAAAACTGGCTAGAGGCGACTAGAGAGAGCATGCAAAAAGTCCTAGACGAAAATAGAAAATAA
- the lpxD gene encoding UDP-3-O-(3-hydroxymyristoyl)glucosamine N-acyltransferase, with amino-acid sequence MKLSEIALKVDATFSGEDLEIFALNSLKNANKAELTYCDGEKNAKFISTSNAGAILVTKSLLDLVPAGMVALVCDNPHLAFAILSKIYAKPLFCEPKPSNIAQSAKIMPNVYVGSNVSVGENTIVMAGAFLGDNVTIGKNCIIHPNVVIYNDCVIGNECHLLANCVIGSDGFGYAHTKTGEHVKIYHNGNVVLGDFVEIGACTTIDRGVFESTMIANYTKIDNLVQIGHNCELGNGCLIVSQTGLAGSTVLGRNVVMGGQSGSAGHVKVGDFAQIAARGGVSKDLPGGKKYAGAYPIMELSEHFKFQAKVLRFFKKN; translated from the coding sequence ATGAAACTAAGCGAAATAGCCTTAAAAGTAGATGCTACTTTTAGCGGAGAAGATCTTGAAATTTTTGCTCTAAATTCTTTAAAAAACGCAAATAAAGCTGAGCTAACATACTGCGATGGCGAGAAAAATGCTAAATTTATAAGCACTTCAAACGCTGGAGCCATCTTGGTGACAAAATCGCTTTTGGACTTAGTGCCAGCTGGCATGGTAGCGCTTGTGTGCGACAACCCGCACCTTGCGTTTGCTATCCTTAGTAAAATTTACGCTAAGCCGCTTTTTTGCGAGCCAAAACCATCAAATATCGCCCAGAGCGCAAAGATAATGCCAAATGTCTATGTCGGCTCAAACGTGAGTGTGGGCGAAAACACAATAGTGATGGCTGGGGCGTTTTTGGGCGATAACGTAACTATCGGTAAAAACTGCATCATCCACCCAAACGTCGTCATCTACAATGACTGCGTCATCGGCAATGAGTGTCACCTGCTAGCAAACTGCGTTATAGGTAGCGACGGCTTTGGATATGCGCATACAAAAACTGGCGAGCATGTGAAAATTTATCACAATGGCAATGTTGTTTTGGGCGATTTTGTCGAGATCGGCGCTTGCACGACGATAGATCGTGGCGTTTTTGAAAGCACGATGATCGCAAACTACACAAAGATAGACAATCTTGTTCAAATAGGTCACAACTGCGAGCTTGGAAACGGCTGCCTCATCGTCTCACAAACTGGACTTGCTGGCTCAACAGTGCTAGGCAGAAACGTCGTCATGGGCGGACAAAGCGGCTCAGCTGGACACGTAAAAGTGGGCGACTTTGCTCAGATCGCAGCACGCGGAGGCGTTAGTAAAGACCTGCCTGGAGGCAAAAAATACGCTGGAGCATATCCGATAATGGAGCTTTCAGAGCATTTTAAATTTCAAGCAAAAGTATTGAGATTTTTTAAGAAAAACTAA